The proteins below come from a single Paludibacter jiangxiensis genomic window:
- a CDS encoding fibronectin type III domain-containing protein — MTMINAIKYLIVLILTFVFISCNEYLPAVEPVVPTSQNVTTVGDFAVKVFSVSDMGVYLTWTASSHANHYDILVNDTMAIHGITDNYYSVYGLKPNTDQKITIRAVSADLSVKSTLVTFKTKPVFFENQSKIYLNKYAFQLTYYTSCRKTADGGYVLVATGTKNANNSEAVIKTDSSFKVLWVTEIAFGGFDLGTGYGASVNILNCSDGGFLIANRKKIAKVSSSGVLLWRDTPASSEVNDVVELSDGSYLGVGTISKSFGGTNMPFLFVKYASNGTKLWEKYSGVSSRNIAYRIVSKGGGHYWVSGNIESSDPRMNLMEIDESAVVLSEKVFSTSTYPFSLLATGDGNFYAVGTIYSGSSYTRSMKLSSDGTILWDLQGGTAGGGNPQACSVLTNHNLLMAASTYSTYLIRELNPDGTLIANIPLYSFSNCVYIDKDSRGRYMYVTANGDIYWINPDGYRSVL, encoded by the coding sequence ATGACAATGATAAATGCTATAAAATACCTGATAGTGCTCATTCTTACATTCGTATTTATTTCGTGTAATGAATATCTGCCTGCCGTGGAGCCTGTTGTTCCGACATCTCAGAATGTGACGACTGTTGGCGATTTTGCAGTGAAAGTCTTTTCGGTGTCGGATATGGGCGTATATCTTACCTGGACGGCATCTTCTCATGCTAACCATTATGATATACTTGTGAATGATACGATGGCTATTCATGGAATTACGGATAATTATTATAGTGTATATGGACTTAAACCCAATACGGATCAGAAAATTACGATCAGAGCAGTCAGTGCGGATTTGTCCGTAAAATCGACATTGGTTACATTTAAGACAAAGCCTGTTTTTTTTGAAAATCAAAGTAAGATATATCTAAATAAATATGCATTCCAGTTAACTTATTACACCTCTTGTCGGAAAACAGCAGATGGCGGATATGTTCTGGTTGCAACCGGCACTAAAAACGCTAATAATTCTGAAGCTGTGATCAAGACCGATAGTAGTTTTAAGGTGCTTTGGGTCACGGAAATAGCATTTGGAGGTTTCGATCTTGGGACTGGGTATGGGGCTTCAGTGAATATTCTCAATTGCTCAGACGGAGGTTTTCTTATTGCAAATCGCAAAAAGATAGCCAAGGTTTCATCTTCGGGGGTGCTTTTGTGGCGCGATACCCCGGCTTCTTCTGAAGTGAATGATGTTGTAGAATTGTCGGATGGCTCTTATTTGGGTGTAGGTACTATTTCCAAAAGTTTTGGGGGAACTAATATGCCTTTCCTGTTTGTGAAATATGCATCGAACGGAACTAAACTATGGGAAAAATATAGTGGGGTTTCTTCCCGAAATATAGCGTATCGTATCGTTTCTAAAGGTGGTGGCCATTATTGGGTAAGCGGAAATATTGAATCTTCAGATCCCCGGATGAATTTAATGGAAATTGATGAAAGTGCAGTTGTGCTATCCGAAAAAGTCTTCAGCACATCTACTTATCCATTTAGTTTGTTGGCAACTGGCGATGGTAATTTTTATGCTGTGGGAACGATTTATTCCGGGTCTTCTTATACAAGGTCTATGAAGCTTTCTTCAGATGGAACCATATTGTGGGATTTGCAGGGAGGAACTGCTGGAGGAGGTAATCCTCAAGCTTGTAGTGTTTTGACAAATCATAATCTGTTGATGGCAGCATCCACTTATTCCACTTATCTGATCAGGGAGTTGAACCCGGACGGAACCTTGATTGCGAATATTCCGTTGTATAGTTTCTCTAACTGTGTTTATATTGATAAAGACAGTCGGGGGCGGTATATGTATGTTACTGCCAACGGAGATATTTATTGGATAAACCCGGATGGCTACAGGTCTGTTCTTTAA
- a CDS encoding kelch repeat-containing protein codes for MKKTLLIPAVIILLSLVLHGCKKIYEDFETPSISIISVKTLSKDSCVIGIKTDQGAGTSFHKYYLDFYELTDMNNHFTYDLNLSENRLDSSWVKIKMPTQYHDYKVRAVLESDKNVYSSSYKVVYLSSDFNNTDFGIKYIDFYSSGIDSYYTDEGQGIGSTPLKGKSVSLNVHYTKFIPSSSSVVVKLNDNITLPASLSSSGTMTDGVSWCQPVIPENLAAGDYTVSVYINGVKYLVNSKLRSYPGSSVIENITPPSSSWYSYGALRTCFKLGSKVYYVYRQPAYSVIVYDLESKVWMRKNKLPDPADVTESVSWINDASFVYGGKSYILPNVSNKFDSSNSRMELWRYDDVIDNWTVETRYPGKAGSKTFAFVVGDKLYMGGGSSGYGMDVAPDFWEYDFVTRKWLQKKDLSTYLATYAIASCASPNYGYVFTGNRELYQYNVFTDQWQKISTLNGGPIFRNSSTLLYQNGTIYLSGGYTYLEGAQINLTDTWAYNLTTDSWTLRNRYNANPNIPFEYSKLPTYFYNDKLYVGFAYEYYNSLYYNIVVTP; via the coding sequence ATGAAAAAAACGCTTCTCATTCCTGCCGTAATTATTTTACTTTCATTGGTACTTCATGGTTGTAAGAAGATTTATGAAGATTTCGAGACTCCTTCCATTTCGATTATTAGTGTAAAAACTCTTTCAAAGGACTCCTGTGTTATTGGAATTAAAACCGATCAGGGGGCAGGGACATCATTTCATAAATACTATCTTGATTTTTATGAGCTTACAGATATGAATAATCATTTTACCTATGATTTGAACTTGTCAGAAAACAGATTGGATTCATCCTGGGTGAAAATAAAGATGCCTACGCAATATCATGATTATAAGGTGAGAGCGGTACTCGAATCGGACAAAAATGTTTATTCGTCCTCATACAAGGTAGTCTATTTGTCTTCGGATTTTAATAATACGGATTTCGGTATAAAGTATATCGATTTTTACAGTTCCGGAATTGATAGCTACTATACTGACGAAGGTCAGGGAATTGGTTCAACACCTTTAAAAGGTAAATCGGTCTCACTCAATGTTCATTATACGAAGTTTATTCCTTCTTCCAGTTCTGTAGTCGTTAAGCTCAATGATAATATAACTCTTCCCGCTTCTTTAAGCTCTTCCGGAACTATGACCGATGGGGTTTCGTGGTGTCAACCGGTGATTCCCGAAAATCTGGCTGCAGGTGATTATACCGTATCCGTTTATATAAATGGTGTAAAATACCTGGTGAATAGTAAATTGAGAAGTTATCCGGGTAGCTCGGTCATAGAAAATATAACACCACCATCATCTTCCTGGTATAGTTATGGAGCATTGCGTACTTGTTTTAAGCTCGGAAGTAAAGTTTACTATGTTTATCGTCAACCCGCTTATTCTGTCATTGTTTATGATCTTGAATCCAAGGTTTGGATGCGCAAAAATAAATTGCCGGATCCTGCAGATGTTACCGAATCTGTATCCTGGATTAATGATGCCTCCTTTGTTTATGGAGGTAAAAGCTATATACTCCCGAATGTAAGTAATAAGTTCGATTCTTCGAATTCCAGAATGGAATTGTGGAGGTATGATGATGTTATCGATAATTGGACGGTAGAAACACGTTACCCGGGGAAAGCCGGCTCCAAAACGTTTGCTTTTGTTGTGGGCGACAAGCTTTATATGGGCGGAGGCAGTAGCGGATATGGTATGGATGTAGCACCGGATTTCTGGGAATATGATTTTGTGACAAGAAAATGGCTTCAGAAAAAAGATTTAAGCACTTATCTGGCAACCTATGCCATTGCAAGTTGTGCTTCTCCAAATTATGGGTATGTGTTTACAGGTAACAGGGAGCTGTATCAATATAATGTCTTTACAGATCAATGGCAGAAAATTAGTACGTTGAATGGTGGCCCAATCTTTCGCAATTCAAGCACACTTTTGTATCAAAACGGAACAATTTATTTGTCCGGAGGATATACTTACCTTGAAGGAGCCCAAATTAACTTAACCGACACCTGGGCATATAATCTGACAACCGATAGCTGGACGTTGAGAAACAGATACAATGCTAATCCGAACATCCCATTTGAATATTCAAAATTGCCAACCTATTTTTATAATGACAAATTATATGTCGGATTCGCGTATGAATATTATAACAGTCTGTATTACAACATTGTTGTAACCCCATAA
- a CDS encoding 5'-methylthioadenosine/S-adenosylhomocysteine nucleosidase family protein, producing MNILVTYAIPQERVAVFFPGCSITYCETGVGKVNALLAVIDAIGIQKPDLILNIGTAGSVDRDVDSIVICDTFVDRDMKKCKDFGVTYHLDFKEELQNIPIIEHWDKNNTCNTGDSFVTRVIDEADAFDMENFAVAALCKRRHIPFVSVKYITDKIGENSVKHWEDKLEDAQKGLQAFFHSQK from the coding sequence ATGAATATTCTTGTCACCTATGCCATCCCACAGGAACGCGTTGCCGTATTTTTCCCCGGTTGCTCCATCACTTACTGCGAAACAGGAGTTGGAAAAGTAAACGCATTATTGGCTGTTATTGATGCAATCGGGATACAAAAGCCCGATTTAATACTCAATATCGGCACTGCGGGTTCGGTCGACCGTGACGTGGATTCAATCGTAATTTGCGACACATTTGTGGACAGGGACATGAAGAAATGCAAGGATTTTGGAGTTACCTATCACCTTGATTTCAAAGAAGAACTACAGAACATTCCCATCATCGAACACTGGGATAAGAACAATACCTGCAATACGGGAGACTCGTTCGTCACCCGCGTAATTGATGAAGCAGACGCTTTTGATATGGAAAACTTCGCCGTAGCTGCATTGTGTAAACGACGCCACATCCCATTCGTTTCCGTGAAATACATTACCGACAAAATCGGAGAAAATTCGGTTAAACACTGGGAAGACAAACTGGAAGATGCCCAAAAGGGACTTCAGGCTTTCTTCCATAGCCAGAAATGA
- a CDS encoding endonuclease domain-containing protein, whose translation MLQKNTVEHTMYYNALPSIFAKAKELRENMTQAEMMLWEKLRRNQLGVRFKPQHPIDIFIADFYCHPAKLVIEVDGQVHASQTDYDDGRTAELERLGITVIRFRNEEVFDDIDKVIRKIKQKLYELDRQ comes from the coding sequence ATGCTTCAAAAGAATACGGTAGAACATACCATGTATTACAATGCTTTGCCCTCGATTTTTGCAAAGGCAAAAGAGTTACGGGAAAATATGACTCAGGCGGAAATGATGCTTTGGGAGAAACTCAGGCGCAATCAATTGGGAGTTCGGTTTAAGCCACAGCATCCGATTGATATTTTTATTGCCGATTTTTATTGTCATCCGGCTAAGCTGGTTATAGAAGTAGACGGTCAAGTTCATGCATCCCAAACAGATTATGATGACGGACGTACTGCAGAACTTGAGCGTTTGGGTATTACTGTCATTCGCTTTCGAAATGAGGAAGTGTTCGATGATATTGACAAAGTAATAAGGAAAATTAAGCAGAAATTATATGAGCTGGATCGTCAATAA
- a CDS encoding nuclear transport factor 2 family protein, with translation MSGQKPSSKAIETRVDSIFHEMIKAGENLDYNKLTTGVDDKHSAGFIVGGTYYEKYDELIDLLKSRSSGVAGQHITVQKEKITVLSESIALLTASGESQIELKNGSVVATKFDWSFVYEKIDNQWKVIQSHQSVSR, from the coding sequence GTGAGCGGACAAAAACCTTCATCAAAAGCAATTGAAACCCGGGTGGACTCAATTTTTCATGAAATGATTAAGGCTGGAGAAAATCTGGACTATAATAAACTTACCACAGGTGTGGATGACAAGCATAGTGCAGGTTTTATTGTTGGCGGCACTTATTATGAGAAGTATGATGAGTTGATTGATTTGCTCAAGTCACGATCTTCGGGTGTGGCCGGACAGCACATCACCGTGCAGAAAGAGAAGATTACGGTATTGTCCGAATCTATTGCGTTGTTGACTGCTAGCGGTGAATCGCAGATTGAATTGAAGAATGGCTCTGTCGTTGCTACAAAATTTGACTGGTCGTTTGTTTACGAGAAAATAGATAATCAGTGGAAGGTAATCCAGTCGCACCAATCGGTAAGCCGGTGA
- a CDS encoding energy transducer TonB, translated as MKEFSMAWAQSRALRQPGTWGQCPASLRLVLRGHRENISSRKMQKYMKKVIIPCLISVVGLLYAQTPTNKYHKIVINGIEHETNGIDTICIVDTMPEFPGGKEKCFQFISSHLRYPESAWKDRVEGTVIIRFVVYKTGKITNITIVKGVRGDLDNEAIRVLSLMPKWKPAIKTGQPISMKYTIPIKFGLPRE; from the coding sequence ATGAAAGAATTTAGTATGGCATGGGCACAGAGCAGAGCTCTGCGCCAGCCGGGGACTTGGGGACAGTGCCCCGCTTCGCTTAGGCTTGTGCTAAGAGGGCATCGTGAGAATATATCGAGTAGGAAAATGCAGAAATATATGAAAAAAGTTATTATCCCGTGTCTTATAAGTGTTGTGGGGTTATTGTATGCACAGACACCAACCAACAAGTATCATAAAATTGTGATCAATGGCATTGAACATGAAACAAACGGTATAGATACAATTTGTATTGTGGATACTATGCCTGAATTTCCAGGTGGAAAAGAAAAATGTTTTCAATTTATTTCCTCCCATTTACGATATCCGGAATCTGCTTGGAAAGATCGAGTAGAAGGAACCGTCATAATCCGTTTTGTAGTATACAAAACCGGTAAGATTACAAATATCACAATAGTTAAAGGAGTAAGAGGAGATCTGGATAATGAGGCGATAAGGGTACTTTCGTTAATGCCAAAATGGAAACCTGCCATAAAAACAGGTCAGCCTATATCAATGAAATATACGATTCCTATTAAGTTCGGATTACCAAGAGAATAA